The following are encoded together in the Adhaeribacter arboris genome:
- a CDS encoding nuclear transport factor 2 family protein: MKKSLYVILTFLVLSVGTQAQSKDEKAVAEAVANLRKGMLAGDKNILDQVTSADLSYGHSNGLLEDKATFIKVLVSGENDFVTMDVTDQTIKLVGNTAIVRHNFTAQTNNGGTPGSTKLAVLLIWQKQQGKWKLIARQATKLT; this comes from the coding sequence ATGAAAAAAAGCCTTTATGTAATTTTAACATTTTTAGTGTTATCTGTAGGCACCCAAGCCCAATCCAAGGACGAAAAAGCCGTGGCGGAAGCAGTTGCTAACTTAAGAAAAGGAATGCTGGCCGGGGATAAAAATATATTAGACCAGGTTACCTCCGCCGATTTAAGCTATGGCCATTCTAACGGATTATTAGAAGACAAAGCTACTTTTATTAAAGTATTGGTTAGCGGCGAAAATGACTTTGTGACCATGGATGTAACGGACCAAACTATAAAATTGGTAGGAAATACAGCTATTGTTCGCCATAATTTTACCGCTCAAACCAATAACGGCGGCACCCCCGGCAGTACTAAGCTGGCAGTGTTGCTTATCTGGCAAAAACAACAGGGAAAATGGAAACTAATTGCCCGGCAAGCCACAAAGTTAACTTAG
- a CDS encoding enolase C-terminal domain-like protein, translated as MEELDKDVLESRREHLKKIGLGATAGILGLFGTPESRADQRVTPAYAKGMKPVKIKSVKAIGTAPQGSNLIVVKVDTTEPGLYGYGCATFTQRAEVVVTAINNYLNDLCTGKDVDNIEDAWQSTYVSSYWRNGPVLNNALSGLDQALWDIKGKRAGMPVYQLLGGKVRFAVPCYTHANGKTPEETADDAKRIMDSGFKYVRVQQGGYGATAISSKPDFKDAGFGGADDQYMNQTAYLKSVPKLFETARKVCGEEVEILHDIHERLDPMDSINLIKALEDYRPFFIEDPFSPENPKWFKMLRENTTVPIAMGELFNNQNEWKEAMINQWFDYIRIHVSQIGGITPAMKVARLGEWFNVKTAWHGPGDVSPVGHSAQCHMDLAIWNFGIQEAVSFNDKTLEVFQGCPTMNKGYMSVNEVPGLGVEVNEKAAAKYPISNKAGNWQVRKFDGTIIRP; from the coding sequence AACATTTAAAAAAAATAGGCTTAGGCGCAACTGCCGGGATATTAGGTTTATTTGGCACGCCGGAATCGCGGGCTGACCAACGGGTTACTCCGGCTTATGCCAAAGGCATGAAGCCCGTTAAGATTAAAAGTGTAAAAGCCATTGGTACAGCTCCCCAAGGTTCTAACTTAATCGTAGTAAAAGTAGACACCACCGAACCGGGTTTGTATGGTTATGGCTGTGCCACTTTTACCCAACGGGCCGAAGTAGTAGTAACTGCCATTAATAACTACCTGAATGATTTATGTACCGGCAAAGACGTCGACAATATTGAAGATGCCTGGCAATCGACTTACGTTAGTTCTTACTGGCGCAACGGACCGGTGCTCAATAATGCTTTGAGCGGATTAGATCAGGCCCTGTGGGATATTAAAGGCAAAAGAGCCGGTATGCCGGTGTATCAACTACTAGGGGGCAAAGTGCGCTTCGCGGTTCCTTGCTACACCCACGCTAACGGCAAAACGCCCGAAGAAACCGCCGACGACGCGAAACGGATTATGGACAGCGGCTTTAAATACGTACGGGTGCAGCAAGGTGGCTACGGCGCTACGGCTATCTCCTCTAAACCCGATTTTAAAGATGCCGGCTTTGGTGGGGCGGATGATCAATACATGAACCAAACCGCCTACCTGAAATCGGTACCGAAACTTTTTGAAACGGCCCGAAAAGTGTGCGGCGAAGAAGTAGAAATACTCCACGATATTCACGAACGGCTGGACCCGATGGATTCCATTAACCTGATTAAAGCTCTGGAAGACTATCGGCCCTTCTTTATTGAAGATCCTTTTTCGCCCGAAAATCCGAAATGGTTTAAAATGCTCCGGGAGAACACCACCGTACCGATTGCTATGGGTGAGTTGTTCAATAACCAGAACGAATGGAAAGAAGCCATGATCAACCAATGGTTCGATTACATCCGGATTCACGTGTCACAAATTGGTGGTATTACGCCGGCCATGAAAGTAGCTCGTTTAGGCGAATGGTTTAACGTAAAAACCGCCTGGCACGGTCCGGGTGATGTATCGCCGGTTGGACATTCGGCTCAATGCCACATGGATTTGGCCATTTGGAATTTTGGTATTCAGGAAGCCGTGAGCTTTAATGACAAGACTTTAGAAGTATTTCAGGGTTGCCCTACCATGAACAAAGGCTACATGTCGGTGAATGAAGTACCTGGTTTAGGAGTAGAAGTGAATGAGAAAGCAGCGGCAAAATACCCTATTTCCAACAAAGCGGGTAACTGGCAAGTACGTAAATTCGATGGCACTATCATCCGGCCTTAA
- a CDS encoding mannonate dehydratase, whose protein sequence is MAKDAGMEMSTAYFAGIEANKQLIELAKQMDALGAVAGIDTRLTGLTDVKPWEYQAIAGVKEAWKKVGLNYTVVEGPPSLGEKTKLGLEGRDEEISNFITFMKNLKKAGVNVICYNWMPVISWARTQMDRPARGGALVTAFDYDDIKNKPLTKYGEVTKETMWKNLEYFLKAVVPEAEKIEMKLALHPDDPQVHSIQGISRIMNTVESFDRMLKIMPSDFNGVTLCQGNFALMGKDIPSLIRRWGKAGKIHFVHFRNVQDLSGVLPSTKFTETFHDEGQIDMYEAMKAYYEIGFKGAIRPDHVPTMAGEENTRPGYMTLGNLFAIGYMRGLMEAVSKNARKS, encoded by the coding sequence ATGGCCAAAGATGCGGGCATGGAAATGAGTACGGCCTACTTTGCCGGTATTGAAGCTAATAAACAATTAATCGAATTGGCTAAACAGATGGATGCCCTGGGTGCAGTGGCGGGTATTGATACCCGACTGACCGGGTTAACCGATGTAAAACCCTGGGAATATCAGGCTATTGCCGGGGTTAAAGAAGCCTGGAAAAAAGTAGGTTTAAATTATACCGTAGTGGAAGGTCCGCCTTCCTTGGGAGAAAAAACAAAATTAGGTTTAGAAGGCCGCGACGAAGAAATTTCCAACTTCATCACCTTCATGAAAAACTTAAAAAAAGCAGGGGTAAATGTTATTTGTTATAACTGGATGCCGGTAATTAGCTGGGCCCGTACCCAAATGGACCGGCCAGCCCGGGGAGGCGCTTTGGTTACGGCTTTTGATTACGACGATATTAAAAACAAACCTTTAACCAAGTACGGCGAAGTAACCAAAGAAACCATGTGGAAGAACCTGGAATACTTCTTGAAAGCGGTAGTACCGGAAGCCGAAAAAATAGAAATGAAGTTAGCCTTGCATCCGGATGACCCGCAGGTACACAGCATTCAAGGAATCTCCCGGATTATGAATACCGTAGAAAGCTTCGACCGAATGTTAAAAATTATGCCGAGTGATTTTAATGGCGTTACTTTATGCCAGGGTAATTTTGCCTTAATGGGCAAAGATATTCCTTCCTTAATTAGAAGATGGGGCAAAGCCGGTAAAATCCATTTTGTGCATTTCCGCAACGTGCAGGATTTAAGCGGCGTTTTGCCGAGTACCAAATTTACCGAAACTTTCCACGACGAAGGCCAGATTGATATGTACGAAGCCATGAAAGCCTACTACGAAATTGGCTTTAAAGGCGCTATCCGCCCCGACCACGTGCCCACCATGGCCGGCGAAGAAAATACCCGACCGGGCTATATGACTTTAGGTAATTTGTTTGCTATTGGTTACATGCGCGGTTTAATGGAAGCAGTGAGCAAAAACGCCAGAAAATCTTAA
- a CDS encoding mannonate dehydratase, giving the protein MVEYNFYAHRLMEGYYEEKTRGGAGNTSFDYEKGKNLPTDPKLGTPQTAEMLWNSLTYFLKAVIPVAEKAGVRMALHPNDPPIPVSHGHAQIMATFKDWQRLLQIVDSPSNGMTYDCGVTREMGEDPIEVFRYLGSRDRINHIHYRNVTVEKPYVKYSEVFFDEGQVNMFAVMQEIFKLGYKFGIYPEHPRALDYDKEHPGGIKNMYPGGGGYAAQAYNVAYTKAMMQAVLSLKESGVSA; this is encoded by the coding sequence GTGGTAGAATATAACTTTTACGCTCACCGGCTCATGGAAGGATATTACGAAGAAAAAACGCGCGGCGGAGCGGGTAACACCAGTTTTGATTACGAAAAAGGAAAAAATCTGCCCACCGATCCCAAATTAGGCACCCCGCAAACCGCCGAAATGCTCTGGAATAGCTTAACGTATTTTTTAAAAGCAGTCATTCCGGTGGCTGAAAAAGCTGGCGTCCGGATGGCTTTACACCCCAACGATCCACCCATTCCGGTCAGCCACGGCCACGCCCAAATTATGGCTACTTTTAAAGATTGGCAGCGGCTCTTACAAATTGTAGATAGCCCTTCGAACGGCATGACCTACGACTGCGGCGTTACCCGCGAAATGGGTGAAGACCCAATTGAAGTTTTCCGGTACCTGGGTTCGCGCGATCGGATTAATCATATTCACTACCGCAATGTTACCGTGGAGAAACCTTACGTAAAGTACTCCGAAGTTTTCTTTGATGAAGGTCAGGTAAATATGTTTGCGGTGATGCAGGAGATTTTTAAACTAGGTTACAAATTTGGTATTTACCCCGAACATCCGCGGGCACTCGACTACGATAAAGAACATCCCGGCGGTATTAAAAATATGTATCCGGGTGGCGGCGGCTATGCCGCCCAGGCCTACAATGTAGCCTATACCAAAGCCATGATGCAAGCAGTGTTATCTTTAAAGGAATCCGGGGTAAGTGCCTGA
- a CDS encoding SusD/RagB family nutrient-binding outer membrane lipoprotein yields MNNIKRKLAAFTFRTGFLAVFFLTACDKGFEEMNINPNSFTEPAIDPLFTNSIIRTVGTGTTDRNRTNIKYASGIMQYHATLQNFWYGEKGVVNAQTGNFFETVYTSHLRELMIVIRETEGNPELINQNAIAKIWKVYALHRVTDAYGDVPYKQAAGAPEGIYKPAYDKQSDIYPWMLQDLEAAINQMDAAKASFGAADVIYAGSVPKWKAFGYSLMLRLAMRLTKVDPTMAQTWAQKAIAGGVMQSNADMAKLAHISANENTWNWDARELKRESLPEGNQGLGFVKMGKTFLDLLQVNQDPRIPFYMTLWEGNIDAKQGQVISQTTAIELQKALPNGYDPNTIGTVIPGWKNELLREYSEPNTATIANFSAPTIILSYSEVEFLLAEAALRGWETGVPQEHYHKAIRANMESSTLYPNSSVANVAITPEEIDTYIAAHPLTGSMPEMMQQIHTQFYLAHYMYLDFFEAWSNWRRTGVPTLQQINYALNATGGAPVRRLMYSFEEKSLNAASVENAIKNQGPDLYTTRVWWDKE; encoded by the coding sequence ATGAACAACATAAAACGTAAACTAGCTGCCTTCACTTTTAGAACCGGCTTTTTAGCAGTTTTCTTCTTAACCGCCTGCGACAAAGGTTTTGAAGAAATGAACATCAACCCCAATTCCTTTACCGAGCCGGCTATTGATCCTTTATTTACCAATAGCATCATCCGCACGGTAGGAACCGGTACCACCGACCGTAACCGGACTAATATTAAATATGCTTCGGGGATTATGCAGTACCACGCTACTTTGCAAAATTTCTGGTACGGCGAAAAAGGAGTGGTAAACGCCCAAACCGGTAATTTCTTCGAAACGGTTTATACGTCGCATTTGCGGGAATTAATGATTGTGATCCGGGAAACCGAAGGAAATCCGGAACTGATTAATCAAAATGCCATTGCCAAAATCTGGAAAGTTTACGCCCTCCACCGGGTTACCGATGCCTACGGCGACGTACCGTACAAACAAGCCGCCGGCGCCCCGGAAGGTATTTATAAACCCGCTTACGATAAACAATCGGACATTTACCCTTGGATGCTGCAGGATTTGGAAGCTGCTATAAACCAGATGGATGCTGCGAAAGCTTCGTTTGGCGCTGCCGATGTTATTTACGCGGGTAGCGTTCCGAAATGGAAAGCATTTGGTTATTCTTTAATGCTTCGGTTAGCTATGCGGTTAACCAAAGTTGACCCGACTATGGCGCAGACTTGGGCTCAAAAAGCCATTGCGGGTGGGGTAATGCAAAGCAACGCCGATATGGCCAAACTGGCGCATATCTCGGCTAATGAAAATACCTGGAACTGGGATGCCCGCGAATTAAAAAGAGAAAGTTTACCGGAAGGTAACCAAGGCTTGGGCTTTGTAAAAATGGGCAAAACTTTTCTGGATTTATTGCAGGTCAATCAAGACCCCCGCATACCTTTTTACATGACTTTATGGGAAGGTAACATTGACGCCAAACAAGGACAGGTAATTTCCCAGACTACGGCTATCGAACTACAAAAAGCCTTGCCCAACGGCTACGATCCCAATACCATCGGCACGGTTATCCCGGGTTGGAAAAATGAATTGCTGCGCGAATACTCTGAGCCTAATACCGCTACTATTGCCAACTTTTCGGCTCCTACTATTATTTTAAGCTACTCGGAAGTAGAGTTTTTGCTGGCCGAAGCTGCCCTGCGTGGTTGGGAAACCGGCGTACCGCAGGAGCATTACCACAAAGCAATCCGGGCCAACATGGAGTCATCTACTTTATACCCGAACAGCAGCGTGGCAAATGTGGCGATTACTCCTGAAGAAATAGATACCTATATCGCGGCGCATCCTTTAACCGGCAGCATGCCGGAAATGATGCAACAAATTCACACGCAATTTTACCTGGCGCATTACATGTACCTGGACTTTTTTGAAGCCTGGTCGAACTGGCGGCGCACCGGAGTTCCTACGCTGCAGCAAATTAACTATGCGCTCAATGCCACTGGTGGAGCCCCGGTAAGACGTTTGATGTATTCTTTCGAGGAAAAATCTTTAAATGCGGCCAGTGTTGAAAACGCCATTAAGAATCAGGGGCCGGATTTGTATACTACCCGGGTTTGGTGGGATAAAGAATAA
- a CDS encoding twin-arginine translocation signal domain-containing protein — translation MKDNRRDFIKKSASLAAAISLGGINSATSPALAATKKTMRF, via the coding sequence ATGAAAGATAATCGTCGGGACTTTATCAAGAAAAGTGCTTCCCTGGCCGCAGCCATATCATTGGGTGGAATAAATTCTGCTACTTCTCCGGCTTTAGCTGCTACTAAAAAAACAATGCGGTTTTAA
- a CDS encoding twin-arginine translocation signal domain-containing protein, with product MKDNRRNFLKKSTALAALSVAGLSSCSSSGNEKAENAIAVRTGGANTAKNAEWPIKIGENMPRLTVGVSSDALVAEMRQIKQIGVDYVLMGGPPIPWTVESLREIMDRFKAEGLTVINMMIGEHPNTIYGREGRDEEIKKYRIR from the coding sequence ATGAAAGATAACCGCAGAAATTTTTTAAAAAAAAGTACCGCTTTAGCCGCTCTCTCGGTAGCAGGCTTAAGTAGCTGCTCCTCCTCCGGAAACGAAAAGGCAGAAAATGCTATCGCTGTTCGCACCGGCGGAGCAAATACCGCTAAAAATGCCGAATGGCCCATTAAAATAGGGGAAAATATGCCCCGGTTAACGGTAGGAGTTTCCAGCGATGCTTTGGTCGCCGAAATGAGGCAGATCAAGCAAATTGGCGTGGATTATGTGTTAATGGGAGGCCCACCTATCCCCTGGACCGTAGAAAGTTTGCGGGAAATAATGGATCGCTTTAAAGCCGAAGGTTTAACGGTAATAAACATGATGATCGGAGAACACCCGAATACCATTTACGGCCGGGAAGGAAGAGATGAGGAAATAAAAAAATACAGGATTCGTTAG
- a CDS encoding glycoside hydrolase family 140 protein, whose protein sequence is MRIKSFYLVILGCFICSAIQAQMQVSANNRYLTNRKNQPFFWLGDTDWELFHRLTREEVEQLLETRRQQGFNVIQAVALAEFNGIREPNRYGDVPLVNDDPTKLAITPGANPANAEQYDYWDHVDFVIKSAAKKGLYIGLLPTWGDKVTPKWGEGPVVFNPENAEVYGSTLAKRYKNQWNVIWILGGDRPAKYKSDREGQMKEYDQVPIWRAMAQGIQSVWGKEAFISYHPSGGSNSTSQQIHNEDWLDMNAFQSGHGAREAPAWDYVTRDLALTPPKPTLDMEPCYEDHPVNPWDGKWTRVRGYFTAYDVRARIYRGVFAGACGVTYGHHSIWQFVNPKLYKTINLGDTLITWQQAALAPGASQMQYLKNLMLSRPYFSRIADQSLILSNRGSTYLDVVSATRDEIGAYAMVYLPQNKPVTIDLSKISGQAKAIWWYDPRTGKATPGKTVKANDKQTFTPPAEGKDWVLVIDDASRQFKAPGKI, encoded by the coding sequence ATGAGAATAAAGTCTTTTTACCTTGTTATTTTAGGTTGTTTTATCTGCTCCGCTATCCAGGCCCAAATGCAGGTAAGCGCTAACAATCGGTACTTAACCAATCGAAAAAACCAACCCTTTTTCTGGTTAGGCGATACGGATTGGGAGTTATTTCACCGACTTACCCGCGAAGAAGTTGAACAGCTTTTAGAGACCCGCCGACAACAAGGTTTTAATGTCATACAGGCGGTTGCCTTAGCGGAATTTAACGGCATCCGGGAGCCTAACCGATACGGCGATGTGCCGCTCGTAAACGATGATCCCACTAAATTAGCTATAACTCCCGGGGCCAACCCTGCAAACGCGGAGCAATACGATTACTGGGACCACGTCGATTTTGTGATTAAATCCGCCGCTAAAAAAGGCTTGTACATTGGTTTATTACCCACCTGGGGCGATAAAGTAACTCCGAAGTGGGGCGAAGGTCCCGTGGTATTTAATCCGGAAAACGCCGAAGTATATGGTTCTACGCTGGCTAAAAGATACAAAAATCAATGGAATGTAATCTGGATTTTAGGCGGCGACCGGCCGGCAAAATATAAATCGGACCGGGAAGGTCAAATGAAAGAATACGATCAAGTACCTATTTGGCGGGCGATGGCTCAGGGTATCCAAAGCGTTTGGGGCAAAGAAGCTTTCATCAGTTATCATCCGTCCGGCGGTTCTAATTCTACGTCGCAGCAAATTCACAACGAGGATTGGCTGGATATGAACGCTTTTCAATCCGGCCATGGCGCCCGGGAAGCACCCGCCTGGGATTACGTAACCCGCGATTTAGCCCTTACTCCCCCGAAGCCTACTCTGGATATGGAACCTTGTTACGAAGACCATCCGGTAAATCCCTGGGATGGTAAATGGACCCGGGTCCGGGGTTATTTCACGGCCTACGACGTAAGAGCCCGCATTTACCGGGGAGTTTTTGCCGGGGCCTGCGGCGTTACGTATGGGCATCATAGTATCTGGCAGTTTGTAAATCCTAAACTGTATAAAACCATTAACCTGGGCGATACTTTAATCACCTGGCAACAAGCTGCTTTGGCTCCCGGCGCCAGCCAAATGCAATATTTGAAAAACCTGATGTTATCGCGCCCTTATTTCTCCCGGATTGCCGACCAAAGCTTGATTTTATCGAATAGAGGAAGCACTTATTTGGATGTAGTTTCTGCTACCCGCGATGAAATAGGCGCTTACGCCATGGTTTATCTGCCCCAAAACAAACCGGTTACCATTGACTTATCTAAAATTTCCGGACAGGCCAAAGCCATTTGGTGGTACGATCCGCGGACTGGAAAAGCAACCCCTGGAAAAACAGTTAAGGCAAATGACAAACAAACTTTTACGCCGCCCGCCGAAGGGAAAGATTGGGTCTTGGTAATTGATGATGCTTCTCGGCAATTTAAAGCTCCGGGCAAAATATAG